A single region of the Methylocystis echinoides genome encodes:
- a CDS encoding cysteine desulfurase, with the protein MSENAPLKFFDVEAIRADFPILAEKPYGKPLVYLDNAASAQKPRAVIERLSHFYEHEYANVHRGLHYLANAATEGYEGARETLRRFLNAESTDEIIFTRGATEALNLVASSFGLAHIGEGDEIILSLMEHHSNIVPWHFLRERKGAVIKWIMPDDDGRIDLDAYEKLFTPRTKIVSVTHMSNVVATPTPIAEMARIAHAHGAPICVDGSQGAVHLDVDVRALDVDFYVVTGHKLYGPTGIGALYGKRKWLENLPPYAGGGEMIETVSLDTVTYNAPPHRFEAGTPPIAQAVGLAAALEYVEKIGKGAIRAHEAQLTAYAQQRLSAIDGLRIFGNAPEKGPIVAFEMASAHAHDIATIIDRSGVAVRAGTHCAMPLLSHFGVTSTCRASFALYNTREEVDRLADALLKAQKLFA; encoded by the coding sequence ATGAGCGAGAACGCGCCGCTGAAATTCTTCGACGTGGAGGCGATCCGCGCGGATTTTCCCATTCTCGCGGAAAAGCCCTATGGCAAGCCGCTCGTCTATCTCGACAACGCCGCCTCGGCGCAAAAGCCGCGCGCGGTGATCGAGCGGCTGTCGCATTTCTACGAGCACGAATACGCCAACGTCCATCGCGGCCTGCATTATCTCGCCAACGCCGCCACGGAAGGTTACGAGGGCGCGCGCGAGACGTTGCGGCGCTTCCTCAACGCCGAGTCGACCGACGAGATCATTTTCACGCGCGGCGCCACCGAGGCGCTCAATCTGGTCGCGTCGTCATTCGGGCTGGCGCATATCGGCGAGGGGGATGAGATCATCCTGTCGCTGATGGAGCATCACTCGAACATTGTGCCCTGGCATTTCCTGCGCGAGCGCAAGGGCGCGGTGATCAAATGGATCATGCCGGACGACGACGGCCGCATCGATCTCGACGCTTATGAGAAGCTCTTCACGCCGCGCACGAAGATCGTGTCCGTCACGCATATGTCAAATGTCGTGGCGACGCCGACGCCCATCGCGGAGATGGCGCGCATCGCCCATGCGCATGGCGCGCCGATCTGCGTCGACGGTTCGCAGGGGGCGGTGCATCTCGATGTCGACGTGCGGGCGCTGGATGTCGACTTCTATGTCGTCACCGGCCACAAGCTCTATGGGCCCACGGGGATCGGCGCACTTTACGGCAAGCGGAAGTGGCTCGAAAACCTGCCGCCCTATGCCGGCGGCGGCGAAATGATCGAGACCGTCTCGCTCGATACTGTGACCTATAACGCGCCGCCGCACCGTTTCGAGGCCGGCACGCCGCCCATTGCGCAGGCGGTCGGCCTCGCGGCAGCGCTCGAGTATGTCGAGAAAATCGGCAAGGGCGCGATCCGCGCGCATGAGGCGCAGCTCACCGCCTACGCCCAGCAGCGCCTGTCCGCCATCGACGGGTTGCGCATCTTCGGCAATGCGCCGGAGAAGGGACCGATCGTCGCGTTCGAAATGGCGTCGGCGCATGCGCATGACATTGCTACCATTATCGACAGATCGGGAGTCGCGGTGCGCGCCGGCACGCATTGTGCGATGCCGCTGCTGTCGCATTTCGGCGTGACATCGACATGCCGCGCTTCCTTCGCCCTCTACAACACGCGCGAGGAGGTGGACCGTCTGGCAGACGCTTTGCTTAAAGCGCAGAAACTTTTCGCCTGA
- a CDS encoding outer membrane protein, with amino-acid sequence MKKLGISIVALLLSGVSALAADLPSRKAPAVLPPPPPPPPMWTGFYVGLNAGGTWSNNASIQTVGVPTYATEFWGPGDHSVALAAVSTGYLSGSGNGGFIGGGQIGYNYQFWNNFVVGVEADIQGIAGSSGSRSFVSAAPVGNWEDGESYTAYGVARGSLDYIGTVRGRLGWLLTPSLLVYGTGGFAYGGVSLNTAFQAQSTLGPDFYSPVFGGVNYSNTLTGWTAGGGLEWMFWPNWSAKVEYLYYDLGTVKQNSTLFQYSPFQDNELWGAAWTQTTARINGNIVRAGVNYHFNWGAPAPVVAKY; translated from the coding sequence ATGAAAAAGCTTGGCATTTCCATCGTCGCGCTATTGCTGAGCGGCGTCTCCGCACTCGCCGCCGATCTTCCCTCGCGCAAGGCTCCCGCGGTTCTTCCCCCGCCGCCTCCGCCGCCGCCGATGTGGACAGGCTTCTACGTCGGTCTGAACGCCGGCGGAACATGGTCGAACAACGCCTCGATCCAGACGGTCGGCGTTCCGACCTACGCCACAGAGTTCTGGGGCCCGGGCGACCACTCCGTCGCGCTGGCGGCGGTCTCCACCGGCTATCTCTCCGGCAGCGGCAACGGCGGCTTCATCGGGGGTGGCCAGATCGGCTACAATTACCAGTTCTGGAACAACTTCGTGGTCGGCGTTGAAGCCGATATCCAGGGCATCGCCGGCTCCAGCGGCAGCCGCAGCTTCGTGAGCGCCGCCCCCGTCGGAAACTGGGAAGACGGCGAGAGCTACACCGCTTACGGCGTGGCCCGTGGCAGCCTCGACTACATCGGCACGGTTCGCGGCCGTCTCGGCTGGCTCCTGACGCCGTCGCTGCTGGTCTATGGCACGGGCGGCTTCGCCTATGGCGGCGTCTCGCTCAATACCGCCTTCCAGGCGCAGAGCACGCTCGGTCCGGATTTCTATTCGCCCGTTTTCGGCGGCGTGAATTACTCCAATACGCTCACCGGCTGGACGGCTGGCGGCGGTCTGGAATGGATGTTCTGGCCGAACTGGTCGGCGAAGGTCGAATATCTCTATTACGATCTCGGCACGGTGAAACAGAACAGCACGCTGTTCCAGTACAGCCCCTTCCAGGACAACGAACTCTGGGGCGCCGCCTGGACCCAGACCACCGCCCGCATCAACGGCAACATCGTGCGCGCCGGCGTGAACTATCACTTCAACTGGGGCGCGCCCGCGCCGGTCGTCGCCAAATACTGA
- a CDS encoding VOC family protein has product MVARDAAPARPKVLETALYVDDLARAGRFYGETLGLEPMTQDSRMWALDCGPASVLLLFRRGGTLETVELPGGRIPPHDGAGPAHLAFAVAARELPAWEARLAECGVAIEARMTWPHGGESLYFRDPDGHLVELATPGLWANY; this is encoded by the coding sequence ATGGTCGCCCGTGACGCTGCGCCGGCGAGGCCCAAAGTGCTCGAGACCGCGCTTTATGTCGACGATCTCGCACGCGCGGGCCGCTTCTACGGCGAGACGCTGGGGCTTGAACCCATGACGCAGGACAGCCGCATGTGGGCGCTGGACTGCGGGCCGGCGAGCGTCCTTCTGCTTTTCCGGCGCGGCGGAACGCTGGAGACGGTGGAGCTGCCCGGCGGGCGTATTCCGCCGCATGACGGGGCAGGGCCGGCGCATCTGGCTTTCGCCGTCGCGGCGCGCGAACTGCCCGCATGGGAAGCGCGGCTCGCTGAATGCGGCGTCGCGATCGAAGCGCGCATGACATGGCCGCACGGCGGCGAAAGTCTTTATTTTCGCGATCCGGACGGCCATCTGGTGGAACTGGCGACGCCCGGCCTTTGGGCGAATTATTAG
- a CDS encoding DUF2167 domain-containing protein, with the protein MSVYKSPLIVSSLALLAALSLSSDASFARDARQKEMKPAPDITMEPQDSASDDIIFVMPPLKPVKGALAAGKKAAPTVAEKAAPPAEAPATIAPAPAPVAQKAEATEKPVENAVTAPPAAAVATAPAAVPAPPVAASAPAVAPKAETAARAVPKAGKASVARKPAVEPRQAQKEAAKAPEPAQARVNPTIATPEASAPPAVEAAAEPASAPPPVVPPVETATTTPAPEATKATPAETAPAAQEQAAQEPAAQETAAQKQAAQEPAPQAQAPEAQAPEAQAPQAQAPEVQAPQEHAAQAQATPAEPEPAKTQPEAQAEASADPAAPPQLSEAEARIAALRAEGVVGPAKIRLADQATLLLPADRVFIPQEPARKLAAEVGLELRAGAQGIVLPARDKIEWLAPVELLLDGHISASRDQLDGAKLLAAFEASLPQVNAQRAAAGQPAVVLQGWMTPPELDEKQRLSVCVNVSTQNDPAGQDRFFNCEAWALGREGAIKVGVADAAGMAESLKGEAQALAGAIVFDHGKAYADFDPAIDRAASYSAADLLIHDVSAKAPAAPAAPAAAPVAESAPQRSILDTLTDPLVLVGGGMVMLLLYIRNKRDKDQKSSSEKRKPAPEKDAKPATDAKPATPAASRSLFARLLPTLHARFARKDVTALKPAEARKADAPKADAAAPAASARTPARPAPAGESRSLIAKYLPTLHAKFARKGAAASAARPENDAEEPAQALKKIAALMQGPESAPPASPARAIRPAIRVGGAAVAVAEPDGPETLPASAIPAARTPNSAGDDFGLVEPGDVEAASAAINAARARQEAGR; encoded by the coding sequence ATGTCCGTTTACAAATCGCCTCTGATTGTTTCGAGCCTGGCCCTCCTCGCCGCCCTGTCGCTGTCGTCGGACGCGAGCTTCGCACGCGATGCACGGCAAAAAGAGATGAAGCCGGCGCCTGACATCACAATGGAGCCTCAGGACAGCGCGAGCGACGACATCATCTTCGTCATGCCGCCGCTCAAGCCGGTGAAGGGCGCTCTCGCCGCAGGCAAAAAAGCCGCGCCCACCGTCGCCGAAAAGGCGGCCCCGCCGGCCGAGGCGCCTGCAACCATCGCCCCGGCGCCGGCGCCTGTCGCGCAGAAGGCGGAAGCGACGGAAAAGCCAGTCGAGAACGCCGTGACGGCGCCTCCGGCGGCGGCCGTAGCCACAGCGCCCGCGGCTGTCCCGGCGCCTCCCGTGGCGGCCAGCGCGCCGGCCGTCGCGCCGAAGGCCGAAACCGCCGCCAGAGCCGTGCCGAAAGCCGGGAAGGCGTCGGTCGCCCGCAAGCCCGCGGTAGAGCCGCGACAGGCTCAAAAAGAGGCGGCCAAGGCGCCAGAGCCGGCGCAGGCGCGGGTCAACCCGACGATTGCGACGCCCGAGGCGAGCGCCCCGCCCGCCGTAGAGGCGGCGGCGGAGCCGGCGTCCGCGCCGCCGCCTGTGGTTCCGCCCGTGGAGACGGCGACAACGACGCCCGCGCCCGAGGCAACGAAGGCCACGCCGGCCGAGACAGCCCCGGCGGCGCAGGAGCAGGCGGCGCAAGAACCAGCGGCCCAAGAAACCGCAGCCCAGAAGCAGGCGGCCCAGGAGCCGGCTCCCCAGGCGCAGGCCCCCGAAGCGCAGGCCCCCGAAGCGCAGGCCCCCCAAGCGCAAGCTCCCGAAGTGCAGGCTCCGCAGGAACACGCCGCGCAAGCACAGGCCACGCCGGCCGAGCCGGAGCCGGCGAAGACACAGCCCGAGGCGCAAGCCGAGGCCAGCGCAGATCCAGCGGCCCCGCCGCAGCTCTCGGAAGCGGAGGCGCGCATCGCCGCGCTACGGGCGGAAGGCGTCGTCGGCCCGGCGAAGATTCGCCTCGCGGACCAGGCGACACTGTTGCTCCCCGCCGACCGTGTCTTCATCCCGCAGGAGCCGGCGCGCAAGCTGGCCGCCGAAGTCGGGTTGGAACTGCGCGCTGGCGCGCAGGGGATTGTGCTGCCGGCCAGAGACAAGATCGAGTGGCTGGCGCCGGTGGAGTTGCTCCTGGACGGCCATATCAGCGCCAGCCGCGACCAGCTTGACGGGGCGAAACTCCTGGCCGCTTTCGAGGCCAGCCTGCCGCAGGTCAATGCGCAGCGCGCCGCCGCCGGCCAGCCCGCCGTCGTGCTGCAGGGCTGGATGACCCCGCCGGAACTGGATGAGAAGCAGCGGCTTTCCGTCTGCGTCAATGTTTCGACCCAGAACGACCCCGCCGGGCAGGATCGCTTCTTCAATTGTGAGGCCTGGGCGCTCGGCCGCGAGGGAGCGATCAAGGTCGGCGTCGCGGACGCCGCCGGAATGGCGGAAAGCCTCAAGGGAGAAGCGCAGGCGCTCGCCGGCGCCATCGTCTTCGATCATGGCAAGGCCTATGCGGATTTCGACCCCGCCATCGACCGGGCCGCGTCCTATTCGGCGGCCGACCTGCTGATCCACGACGTCAGCGCGAAAGCCCCCGCCGCGCCGGCGGCGCCCGCTGCCGCCCCCGTGGCCGAAAGCGCCCCGCAGCGCTCGATTCTGGACACGCTCACCGATCCGCTCGTCCTCGTCGGCGGCGGCATGGTGATGCTGTTGCTCTATATCCGCAACAAGCGCGACAAGGATCAGAAGTCATCATCTGAAAAGCGCAAACCGGCGCCTGAAAAGGACGCGAAGCCAGCCACGGACGCGAAGCCGGCGACCCCGGCCGCTAGCCGGTCGCTGTTCGCGCGGTTGCTGCCGACCCTGCATGCACGGTTCGCCCGCAAGGACGTTACGGCTCTCAAGCCCGCGGAAGCGCGCAAGGCTGACGCGCCCAAAGCAGACGCCGCCGCGCCCGCTGCATCCGCCCGGACGCCGGCCCGCCCTGCGCCGGCCGGGGAGTCGCGTTCGCTGATCGCGAAATATCTGCCGACGCTGCACGCCAAATTCGCCCGCAAGGGCGCGGCGGCGAGCGCTGCGCGGCCGGAGAATGACGCGGAAGAGCCGGCTCAGGCCCTCAAGAAGATCGCCGCATTGATGCAGGGCCCCGAGTCCGCGCCCCCGGCCAGCCCCGCGCGCGCCATTCGCCCCGCGATTCGCGTTGGCGGCGCGGCGGTCGCCGTGGCCGAGCCGGACGGGCCCGAGACATTGCCCGCCTCGGCGATCCCCGCCGCCCGAACGCCCAATAGCGCGGGCGACGACTTCGGGCTCGTCGAGCCCGGCGACGTCGAAGCGGCGTCGGCGGCGATCAATGCGGCCCGCGCGCGGCAAGAAGCCGGCCGCTGA
- a CDS encoding heme-binding protein produces MKKAIWAGLSSILISTSAMAANSACPTLAMPLATALKQAVNQEKAADPDGVIGFGLNMWATVVAPDGRVCEVAYSGATAIQGQWLASRVISAQKAFTAVSLSLSSGNPFGFAISSANLYTATQPGGSLFGLQHSNPVAPANAYGDKINSAGANVGPTDTGLYGTPKDPMVGQVIGGINVFGGGLALYQSASNKVGGVGVSGDTSCADHMVAWRLRRLIGLDKLSGVGGPTGDSSFPDNIIFDTAFNVNSNTTVPSGTLNNVGPYTSAGGWGHPTCKGATNAQANAIKGNTPLLPPVQ; encoded by the coding sequence ATGAAGAAGGCCATATGGGCAGGTCTGTCGTCCATTTTGATTTCCACCAGCGCGATGGCGGCGAATTCGGCCTGCCCGACGCTTGCCATGCCGCTCGCCACTGCGCTGAAGCAGGCGGTTAATCAGGAGAAGGCTGCCGATCCGGACGGCGTTATCGGTTTCGGGCTGAACATGTGGGCGACGGTTGTCGCTCCTGATGGTCGTGTCTGCGAGGTCGCCTACTCTGGTGCGACCGCGATCCAGGGTCAGTGGCTTGCCAGCCGTGTGATTTCCGCACAGAAGGCCTTCACTGCAGTGTCCTTGAGCCTGAGCTCGGGGAATCCCTTTGGCTTCGCCATCTCGTCCGCCAATCTCTATACGGCGACCCAGCCGGGCGGCAGCCTATTTGGCCTGCAACACAGCAACCCGGTCGCCCCCGCGAACGCGTATGGCGACAAGATTAACTCTGCGGGCGCCAATGTGGGCCCCACCGACACCGGGCTCTACGGAACCCCGAAAGATCCGATGGTCGGGCAGGTGATCGGCGGTATCAACGTGTTCGGTGGCGGCCTCGCCCTGTATCAATCGGCGTCTAACAAGGTTGGTGGCGTCGGCGTCAGCGGCGACACCTCTTGCGCCGATCACATGGTCGCGTGGCGGCTGCGCCGTCTTATCGGCCTCGACAAGCTTTCAGGGGTTGGTGGTCCGACGGGAGATTCCTCGTTCCCGGACAACATCATCTTCGATACCGCGTTCAACGTGAATAGCAACACCACCGTTCCCAGTGGCACCCTCAATAACGTCGGGCCTTACACCTCGGCGGGCGGTTGGGGACACCCGACCTGCAAGGGGGCGACAAACGCTCAGGCGAACGCCATCAAGGGCAATACTCCGCTTCTTCCGCCCGTTCAGTAA
- the sufD gene encoding Fe-S cluster assembly protein SufD, whose protein sequence is MKRTATEADMALAGLFEEMKGRGGAGLRAAAWEDFAERGLPNRRVEAWHYTDIRAALGKPAPLAATAAAPQLPRAQDAVRLVTLDGVFRPDLSDVADLPDGVTAQPLRDALAQGAPGIMALLASADVQTDDALVSLNAALMQDGVILRIPAGAALERTIELTSLVSGEAAQSSFSRSLVILGRGARATIVETAGALAAGAAQDNQALILRLAPGATLDLVTHATGESDALVRVMSLIAHLDTGASLNSYALLEGAGLLRRQIFARLDGEHAKVAFNGATLARGRQHVDTTLVVDHALPHGESRERFRNILDGQGTGVFQGKIIVRPHAQKTDGVMQSRALLLSDGATMNNKPELEIFADDVQCGHGATSGRLDTDQLFYLMARGLPRREAESLLIEGFANEAFDGIAHEPLRDWLGARVSAWLAGRSPERAQ, encoded by the coding sequence ATGAAAAGAACCGCGACAGAAGCCGATATGGCGCTCGCTGGCCTCTTCGAGGAGATGAAGGGCAGGGGTGGCGCAGGCCTGCGGGCGGCAGCCTGGGAAGATTTTGCCGAAAGGGGCCTCCCCAATCGCCGCGTCGAGGCCTGGCATTATACGGATATCAGGGCCGCGCTCGGCAAGCCGGCGCCGCTCGCGGCGACCGCCGCCGCGCCGCAGCTGCCGCGCGCGCAGGACGCCGTGCGGCTCGTCACGCTCGACGGCGTGTTCCGGCCTGACCTCTCCGACGTCGCCGATCTGCCGGACGGCGTGACGGCCCAGCCGCTGCGCGACGCGCTGGCGCAGGGGGCGCCGGGAATCATGGCGCTGCTCGCCAGCGCCGACGTGCAGACGGACGACGCCCTTGTCTCGCTCAACGCCGCGCTGATGCAGGATGGCGTCATCCTGCGCATTCCCGCCGGCGCCGCGCTGGAGCGGACCATCGAACTGACGAGCCTCGTCTCGGGCGAGGCCGCACAGTCGAGCTTCTCGCGGTCGCTCGTCATCCTCGGCCGCGGCGCCAGGGCGACCATCGTCGAGACGGCGGGCGCGCTTGCGGCCGGCGCGGCGCAGGACAATCAGGCGCTCATCCTGCGGCTCGCCCCCGGCGCGACGCTCGACCTCGTGACCCATGCGACCGGCGAAAGCGACGCGCTCGTGCGCGTCATGAGCCTGATCGCCCATCTCGACACGGGCGCGTCACTCAACTCATATGCGCTGCTCGAAGGCGCCGGGCTGTTGCGGCGTCAGATCTTCGCGCGGCTCGACGGCGAGCACGCAAAGGTCGCCTTCAACGGCGCGACGCTCGCGCGCGGGCGCCAGCATGTCGACACGACGCTCGTGGTCGATCACGCGCTGCCCCATGGCGAGAGCCGGGAGCGGTTCCGCAATATTCTCGACGGGCAGGGGACGGGCGTGTTCCAGGGCAAGATCATCGTGCGGCCGCATGCGCAGAAGACCGATGGCGTCATGCAGTCCAGGGCGCTGCTGCTTTCCGACGGCGCCACGATGAACAACAAGCCGGAGCTCGAAATCTTCGCAGACGACGTCCAGTGCGGCCATGGCGCGACCTCCGGCAGGCTCGACACGGATCAGCTCTTCTACCTCATGGCCCGCGGTCTGCCGCGCCGCGAGGCGGAATCGCTGCTGATCGAAGGCTTCGCCAATGAGGCGTTCGACGGGATCGCACATGAGCCGCTACGCGACTGGCTCGGGGCGCGCGTGTCGGCCTGGCTCGCAGGGAGATCGCCGGAGAGAGCACAATGA
- a CDS encoding HesB/IscA family protein, whose protein sequence is MALAKMDVMTVSPAAAERVRGLLAKAADGEGLRVSVEKGGCAGMSYKMAIGAPLIGDEIIDFEGGRVIVDAGAVLYLLGTRMDVKTDQFSSTFVFENPNQTSACGCGESVELQPADPARLAAG, encoded by the coding sequence ATGGCTTTGGCGAAGATGGACGTGATGACTGTGAGCCCCGCCGCGGCTGAGCGCGTGCGCGGCCTGCTGGCGAAGGCGGCCGACGGCGAGGGGCTGCGCGTTTCGGTAGAGAAGGGCGGCTGCGCCGGCATGTCCTACAAGATGGCCATCGGCGCCCCGCTCATCGGCGACGAGATCATCGACTTCGAGGGCGGTCGCGTGATCGTCGACGCCGGCGCCGTGCTCTATCTTCTGGGCACCCGCATGGATGTGAAAACGGATCAGTTCTCGTCGACCTTCGTTTTCGAAAACCCCAATCAGACGTCAGCCTGCGGCTGCGGCGAAAGCGTCGAACTGCAACCCGCCGATCCGGCGAGGCTCGCTGCAGGATGA
- a CDS encoding SUF system Fe-S cluster assembly protein encodes MSEALNTSGARNAAETAEAAEAERLTNDVIKALKTVYDPEIPADIYELGLIYRIDIGDDGVVEIDMTLTAPGCPVAGEMPIWVKNAVSAVPGVSDVKVNMVFQPPWDQSRMSDEARVALDMW; translated from the coding sequence ATGAGCGAAGCTCTCAACACAAGCGGCGCGCGGAACGCGGCGGAGACGGCCGAGGCCGCTGAAGCCGAGCGTTTGACGAATGACGTCATCAAGGCGCTCAAGACCGTGTACGATCCGGAAATTCCCGCCGACATCTATGAGCTGGGGCTGATCTACCGCATCGATATTGGCGACGATGGCGTCGTCGAAATCGACATGACGCTGACGGCGCCCGGCTGTCCCGTCGCGGGCGAGATGCCCATATGGGTGAAGAATGCGGTGAGCGCCGTGCCGGGCGTCAGCGACGTCAAAGTGAACATGGTGTTCCAGCCGCCCTGGGATCAGAGCCGCATGTCGGACGAGGCGCGCGTCGCGCTCGACATGTGGTGA
- the sufC gene encoding Fe-S cluster assembly ATPase SufC yields MLVIKNLHVSVGDRKILKGLSLTVRDGEVAAIMGPNGTGKSTLSYVIAGREGYDITEGEVLLNGENILELDPHERAAKGLFLAFQYPVEIPGVATMTFLKAAMNAQRRSRGEEELQTPDFMKRVREAAAKLGVSQEMLRRPLNSGFSGGEKKRMEVLQMALLAPTVGILDETDSGLDIDALRVVSEGVNALRAPERSFLVITHYQRLLDYIKPDTVHVMANGRIMRSGGPELALELEERGYQDYVGEAA; encoded by the coding sequence ATGCTCGTCATCAAAAACCTCCACGTTTCGGTCGGTGACCGGAAGATTCTCAAGGGCCTTTCCCTCACCGTGCGCGACGGCGAAGTCGCGGCGATCATGGGGCCGAACGGCACCGGCAAGTCGACGCTCTCCTATGTGATCGCCGGCCGCGAGGGCTATGACATCACCGAGGGCGAAGTGCTGCTCAACGGCGAGAACATTCTCGAACTCGATCCGCATGAGCGCGCCGCCAAGGGGCTGTTTCTCGCCTTCCAGTATCCGGTCGAAATCCCCGGCGTCGCCACCATGACCTTCCTGAAGGCGGCGATGAATGCGCAGCGTCGCTCGCGCGGCGAAGAGGAATTGCAGACGCCCGACTTCATGAAGCGGGTCCGCGAGGCGGCGGCGAAGCTCGGCGTCTCGCAGGAAATGCTGCGCCGGCCGCTGAACTCGGGCTTTTCCGGCGGCGAGAAGAAGCGCATGGAAGTGTTGCAGATGGCGCTGCTGGCGCCGACTGTCGGCATTCTCGACGAGACCGACTCCGGGCTCGACATCGACGCGCTGAGGGTCGTGTCGGAGGGCGTCAACGCGCTGCGCGCGCCGGAGCGCAGCTTCCTCGTCATCACCCATTATCAGCGGCTGCTGGACTACATCAAACCCGACACGGTGCATGTGATGGCGAACGGCCGCATCATGCGCAGCGGCGGGCCGGAGCTGGCGCTCGAACTCGAGGAGCGCGGCTATCAGGATTATGTCGGCGAGGCGGCGTAA